CTTTGATGCCCCTTTGCGGACCTGGTGTTCTTTTTCGGGTTGTACGCTGATAACCTCCGTACTTTTAGCGTCCACGTAAATAACAACACACAAGCCAGTCTCGCGCCCCAATACCATTAAATATCAGCGCCAATATCTGTACCGCAACGGACGAGCATGATCCGAGGAATTATGTAAGGCAGGCCTccgtgttttatttgttgcaattGTAGCTAATGTAGCATTTTATCGATTCAAAACACtgaagaagaattttgaaaaaaaaagaatacagtTAGGAAAAATATCACTGATTGCAAATATTGTGGCGGAATTTCGTTTAAtatctctttccctttttatttgtttgggaTTGCCACTCCAGATCCAAGATGCCGTTCAAGAGTATTAAGGCCCGCCAGATCTTTGACTCGCGCGGTAACCCTACCGTTGAGGTTGACTTGGTGACCGACCTGGGACTGTTCCGTGCCGCCGTTCCATCTGGAGCATCCACCGGTGTCCATGAGGCGCTGGAGCTGCGTGACAACGAAAAGGCCAACTGGCATGGCAAGGGTGTCCTGAAGGCGGTTGAGAACATCAACAAGGTCATCGCCCCGGCCGTGTTGGGTTCTAACCTTTGCGTTACTCAGCAGAAAGAGGTAGGCATCTCTATCGTCGATCCCTCGAAACTCCCGATCAcggaagaagagagagagatctaTTTTTAGCATCTAAAGTGATAGACAATATTATGCAACGGCTGGTGGTGGAAGATTAATTTTGGTTCGTTTTCGCTTTGTCTCCTGTGCGTCCTTAGCTCGATGAGCTGATGCTGAAGCTTGACGGAACCGAGAACAAGTCGAAGCTCGGTGCCAACGCTATTCTGGGTGTTTCGTTGGCCATCTGCAAGGCCGGCGCTGCCAAGAAGGGTGTCCCGCTGTACAAACACATTGCTGACCTGGCTGGCAATGCCAACATCATCCTGCCGGTACCGGCCTTCAACGTCATCAACGGTGGTAGCCACGCCGGCAACAAGCTGGCCATGCAGGAGTTCATGATCCTTCCGACCGGTGCGTCGTCCTTTACCGAGGCGATGAAGATCGGCAGCGAGGTGTACCATCATCTGAAGAACGTCATCAAGGCCAAGTTCGGGCTGGATGCGACGGCTGTCGGTGATGAGGGTGGTTTCGCCCCCAACATCTTGGAAAACAAGGAAGCACTGAACCTGATCCAGGACGCCATTGCGAAGGCCGGCTACACGGGCAAGGTCGAGATTGGCATGGATGTTGCTGCGTCTGAGTTCCACAAGGATGGCAAGTACGATCTGGACTTCAAGAACCCGAAATCGGATGCCAGCGCTTGGTTGGCACCGGATGCGCTGGAACAGCTGTACCAAGGCTTCATCAAGGACTTCCCGATCGTCAGTATTGAGGATCCGTTCGATCAGGATCACTGGGATGCGTGGAGCAAGATCACTGCCAACACCACGATCCAGATCGTCGGTGACGATTTGACCGTTACCAACCCGAAGCGTATTGCTACGGCCGTTGAGAAGAAGGCTTGCAACTGTCTGCTGCTGAAGGTCAACCAGATCGGTTCGGTTACGGAATCGATCAATGCGCATCTGCTGGCCAAGAAGAACGGCTGGGGTACCATGGTTTCGCATCGTTCCGGTGAGACCGAGGACACGTTCATTGCCGATCTGGTGGTGGGTTTGAGCACTGGCCAGATCAAGACCGGTGCCCCGTGCCGATCGGAGCGTTTGGCTAAGTACAACCAAAttctgcgcatcgaggaggaGCTCGGTGCCGGTGCGAAGTTCGCCGGTAAGAGCTTCCGCCATCCGCAGTAAACGTTCTGTCGGAGTTGTTTCCACCCGTTGTTGGCGAGAGGAGGATAGTTTACGAGATCTTCACGAGGTGAGGTTGGAGTTAGAAAACGCATCGTGCAAAGTACCACTCAGTTCTCAGTAAGTTGTGCACATTCGACGGTTTCTGTGCACGATGTGCTGTGCTCCGATCGTTGAAAACTCACACCGTTACCCGTAGTTGCCGTAGTTGCAACAGAAATAAGACCCACTAGCTCGGAGCGCCCACAACTTCATCAACCTAACCTCGATATATTTATCGTCATGAAACTCTAACTGCAACAAGCATAAATTGTAAGGCTTAAACTTATTGAATGTTATAATTGTTAAATGAAAGTGTGACAACCACGTTTGTCAATGCATTACTGAAAGTACATCATTCGATAATACACGGAAACCATGGTAGGAATATAACCTAACATTTGGCTGTGATATTTGGTATCTCTTGTCCGAAAGTGAGGGTAAAAGAAATGGGTCTAGTCGCCGAATGTTTTGGAATGAATGAAGAACAATTTTGACCCTCAAATGTACCAAGTAGGTAGAGTATCGTTCAGTATGTTTGCTCCCAGCTGTTTGTAGAGTATTTGACATCCACGCGATTATTGCCGTGCAGCGCTGAATAGAAAGTACGCAGCCAAATCATTGTACTGTCAAGTAAagaacgaaaaggaaaaccaaacatCTGTTTGTACACAAAACAGTAGAACAAAAATCAGTGGCAGTGCGCTGTAAGCATAATTATCGTTTCTACACCCTTGAACTTATAAAcaataatgtttcttttacttttccttCACTGATTAAGCGCAGTGATGCTACAAAAGGATAATGTCGCCGCATAGCGCTTGCTGACCAGTTACGAAACAGCTCTGagtttgtggtttttcttGCAAACtcgggtaaaaaaaaaacgacaaccgTGTGCCCGAAACATATTCCCGGTCGAACCGTCCATTTCTCACGATGGCAAAGAATTGGCTTGccaggacaaaaaaaaagttcctcCGGCTTCATCCGGCGTGGCGCGTGTACGTAATCGTGCTCGGGCTACTGGTACTGTACAATGAGGTGCTTATTTACGTGTTGCAGAAATTGAAGTGGTCTAATATTTATTGCAAAGAAGGTACGTGTCATAATGCGGTAAAGTGGGAGTGCAGAATTTCGGTGCCTAAAATCTGACGTGAAACAACACATTCTTCTTCCAATAGCTGGCTGTGTAAGGATTCTGCTGGTAGCGGATCCACAAATTCTGGGCAAAACGTACGACACACATTTCTATGCCGGGGCGGCAAACTACGATTCCGATCGGTATCTTGCGTGGTATTACGAACAAGCGGTAGAACATGTGCAACCGGACGTAATCATATTTCTTGGTGATCTCATGGACGAAGGTACCGATTCGACGGAGATACACTTCGAGGAGTACTACTCACGTTTCGGAGCGATCTTTCCCACCCATCCGACCGCGAAGGTGATTTACATTCCCGGTGATAACGATATCGGTGGCGATGGTCGGCAACCGCTGAATCCGATTGCAAAGCGACGCTTCCGGCAGTATTTCTCCGAGCGACCGGCTTGGGTGATCAACGATAATCTAACGATCTACAACATCAATCGGATTACGCTGGAGATGACACTAAACGATCCGCGCATGCTGGACAGCACCGGGACGGATATTTCCGACCGGTATTTGCGCATATTTGTTAGCCACATACCAGTGCTGGACGTGCCATCCAGCTTCACCTACACGGCGATACACAATCTGAAACCGAACGTGATCTTTTCGGCCCATTTACACGTTTCTCAGTTTGCCCGCATACATCGCAGCCGATTGAAAACGGTCCAGTATCGGCCGCTCAGTCAGGACAAGCGTACGGCGTACAAGGTGCATACGTTTGATCTGAGCTATCATCAGGATACACAGGAATTGCTGGAAATTATCGTACCCACGTGTTCCTATCGGATGAGTGTTCCAGACATTGGATACGGCTATGCGGCGATCGGTAGGTATTTGTACGAATTAGATTGCGATGGGGTAAATGGTGCTTTGCGTTCAATGTTTTGAATTATTCTCAATACACAGATGGTACCACGCTAAAGTACACCGTTCTTTGGACGACACGACGCTTCTATCAACTGATCTCGTACGTAGTGATACTGGCCATTCCGATCGGGCTGGGTGTATTGTATGTTGTGTACAAATTCCTACGGGAACACTGCAACTGTCGGTCGAGGTACGAACGCTTGCCGAAGTAATAACATCGGTAAGTAGAGCATAAACATAACGGCGGCCTGTGTACTTGTGCAATGTTGAAGGCAAGTTGCGAATAAAGAACGATGgtaaaagcaatattttataaaaataattcaaagtcGTTCTTGCCTTTTGGTTTGGTAGATTAGTTGTTTCTTTCTCGCATTGTACCATTGATCGACATTTGCGATTCCTTTATCTATACTTTCATCTACTAAGACAATATACTAACATCAGATCTCTATCTCAGaacaaaaacatgcaaacagaCAGTAGAAGATCACCAGTCACGATCAATGACAACATGCGCAAAGGTCTTGATAAGTATTACCATCTGCGTGGATGCATTGTTTTGATATCCGAAATCTTGAAACTTATCTTATCCTCATAACCCACTAATGATTAGTAGTAGTAAAAGTTGGAGTAGTACAgtaatcataattttattgcttttgctCCGGACTTTTTATGCGATTAAGCAGTAGTGATCGTTAATTGCCTTTGCAAGGtattgttgtttcgtttccaaGGGCTGTCCGACGAGCTCGGTATAAATTCAATGTCCAATGGGCAGAAGGGCATATCGCCCGGATTAATACACTcgattttgtttctgcttAAAATCAATTCCTCAAGCCGTTTGGGATATTTCTCTTCCCTAAATACGATCAACGAAATTTGATTGGCCGACAAATCCAAATCCAGCAGATCCTCCATATCGCCAAACGCGTCCATATCTACACACGTtagtttattgttgttgagGTTAATATTGGAGAGGCTTGGCAGATGGTGCATACAATTTGGTACGCGCGAAAGCTCGTTCGATTGGAGCGATAATGATGTGAGGCTCGGCATCGGTTTCCATTGACAAAAGTCGAGCGTTTTCAGACGATTGTAGGAAAGCGTAATACCCGATAGGTGAACGCTAGTGAATCGTCCAACCAACAATTCTATCTTGTTGTGCGATACATCGACATTCATAAACCACCCGACAGCAGCAAGTACCTCGAGGTTGAGGATTCGAAGCTGATTGTAGCTCAGATTTAGCATATAGAACTTGCGTCGCTGCCCACTGTTCAGGGTGCTCGTAACTGTCCGTATTCTGTTTTGCGGCAGTTCTAACGATCTTAGCTCACTGAACCACTGCAGTATGCTTAGGTTTAGATGCGGAATGTAGGATTGTTGCAGTTTGATATTAACCAAACTTTTCAGATTTCCAATTGAAGCTGGTACCTGCTGCAGTTTGCTAGACACGATGATCAGCTCACGGACGGCATTGTTGGAGTGCAATTCGATCCTGCTTAGCTGTGTTTTTGTCATCATAAGCTGCCGGATGCTAAAATTGCttggcaaaacaaatcgttGCAGCGCTCTTGAGTCCACGAATTCCAACCGGTCTAAAGTGCGCGGGATGTGTCTGATCATCATTGAACGATCGAATGTGGATGCTTGGAAGTTTCTGAGCTGTATTACCGTTGTGTCGTTTGGTAAAgcgtaaagtaaagtaaagttaGCTTTCCTGGGATTGAAATGATCGATCGTACACTGCAATTCATAGAATTTTTCGCAATCCCACTGGACACCGTTCATGCAGGTTGTACATATGCAAAGCAGGCAAATCAACACTAATGGCCCAAAATTCGAAATGCTAATGAATATTCGCTGTTTTCCACATTCAGTTAACGGCCTACCAACGATGGCGGGTGGCAAAACACTCGGCACGATATTCATTTGCGTAACGTCAACGGAACACAGTAGAATTGCAGCGCAAACAGTTACAATTTCGCCATAAATAATGCATTGCCGGTAGGGtggtaatttgattttaatatgCTTAgtgaacattaaaataatgatattTAACGCACATCATTGATGGCTACTTTAGCTTTTTATCACAATATGTTGAATCACAAGTTCTTTGCTCACTTTATTGCCTTGCTCATTAGCAACCCAAAATATATCCGCAATTTCTGTTTTCGCTCGAAACCCAGCGATTGGATTTCATTTCTGTTAAACCTTATTAATTGAAAAGATACCTCTTAGATTACCTCCCAGCATCGTTTGTATCGTTTAGGAAATATTCGTCCAGCCGACGAAGAATAGCAATTGATCTCTGGGACATGAGACTTTGTCAGACGATCCTCAGAAACAATCGCTTTCAGAACAGTACTCCCGTGGTATGGGTCCTTGTCCTTCGCTTAAAGTGAAGCGATCGGTTGTTATGCTGATCGATTGATCGAGCCCGGTCACAATCTCGACGAGGTGGCATGGTAACCACTCAATAATCGaatactaaaacaaaaagccaaactaactaactaaccaGACAGTAGACAATTAGTAGTcgattatattttaataaatgtaaatacaaGCTCTGAGGAACTGAGCTCTAAGTATAACTATGCTGAGCTAGGCAACTATTTAAACTGTTACTAATATCGACAATTAGTAGAGGATAATATTTCAACGAACTTTACAACAAGCTCTGCGGATGATAAATGACTACAAATCGTTAGATGATTTAATGGGATCCCATTAGAAAAATGCATTATCAAAATGATTTCGGCATcttcattaaaaatcaatatcgcATTCAACCTAGAACACGAAATTTTGTAAGTTTGTCCGAAGTTTGAAGATGACTGTTGAAGCGTGCGTTACACTTGGCACAGTCATTTTCGTTGGTGTGCTTGGTTTGCGTGGAAAGCAGACCGTGTACTTCAATTCGTTGAAATACTGTACGCTGCTAGTTGTCTCCTTACAGCAGCTAACCATATTACCGCCGGCAGTGCAGAGTTTTCAGATCGGCTGCGAAGATCTTGGGGTAGAAGGAATAAAACAGTGTTACATAGAGCATTTCAATTCCAACAGATCTAACCTAAGTATATTACGGTCAAAATTACCACCAGGTGTAAAGCATGTAAGGTTTCAACATTTCGAAGCATCAGCAATCGACCAGTCGATCTTCAACTGTTTCGACAATTCTGTAAAGACTGTGGTGATTACGGATTCGCAATCgttgttgaaaattgttgTACCTGGCAATTTTAGCGTGCAGCAATTTAACGTTGATAAGACACAGCTAATATGGATACGGTTTCAAGCAAACGCGAACATAACAACGGTATGGATCGTGTACAGCAACTTGCAACAGATGCCACCATCGTTGAAGAACTTGAAGAATCTGGATAATATAAAACTGCAACATTCCAACATTCAGCAGCTGAGCTTGGATCTGTTGAAGTGGTGCTACAAGCTTGTTACGCTAGAACTACAATACAACAATATCCACACGATCACGAGCAGTCTGACCGGTGAGCAACGGCGAGATCTCTACATACTGAATCTGAGTAACAATGAGCTTAGAATCCTCAATCTGGAAGTACTCTCTCCTGTCGGATGGTTTAAGTATGTCGATTTATCATACAATAAGATAGAATTGCTGGTTGGGCAATTCTCGAGCGATCGTCTGCACAGCATTATTCTTTCGCACAACCGGCTAAAAACGCTCGACTTTTGCCAATGGAAATCGACACCAAGGCTCAACTCGGTAGTATCCGGGTGGAACGCGCTTCTTGATGTTCCGAATTGCATCAATCAGCTATCAAACCTCGCCTATGTATGCCTCAGCAACAATGAGCTATCCACGGTTAACATGGACGCCTTTGGTAATATGGACAAACTGACTGATTTAGATTTATCAGCAAATCAAATATCATTGATTATCTTTCGCGAAGCGAACTATCCCAAAGGGCTTAGAACGTTGGTtttgaggaaaaacaaaatcaaatgtaACAATCCATCCGTTCTTCCATTCTGCCCACTGAACATTGAATTTCAACCAAGGGAAACACAGAGCGAGTGGGAACGGAATAGCGGCAGTTTCCTGAAACAATTGATAGTGGTTAGTTAAGAATGTTAGAAGTAGTTTATGCGAAATAAAGTCCTTTTCTCCATTATCCATCTACATACATGATATTAAGCGAACTGACTCGATGGTACGGACTATGTTGACATCTGAACGTGATCCACACTCACGATTGAGGTGATTATTTGCTTGGAAGTGTAGCCATGTCAGCTGTGTCATTGTAGTAGTAAGCTGCTTGATGTTGAAGTTACCGGCTTTGAGTAACTCGATTAAAAGATCGGTTGATCGATGGCTTCCGAAATGCATTAAGTCTTCAGATACCACACCTGCAGGAAATCCAGAGCCCAACTTACTCTAGGCTGGTCTTCTGAATATTATCTCTACTCTGCAAAGTACTGCTTTGTGGACGATTTTTCGCAGTCTATCTGGAAGCCTAGAACCTCAGTCGGTAATAGGTTTACGGAGACGATTGCCAGTGCAAAGAGTTTCAACCAATCGTAGAACAAGCTTTGCTTTCTACTAAAATCTAGCGCTAGAAGCAATACCTATTGGAATATCATGGAATGAGTGAATATCTAAATGATATTTGTAATCCTCTTTAAATGTCAAGTCAAGGTAGTAGACAAACTAAGCGTCTGAATGTTTATTCTCGCAAATGAcagtggaaaattgaattttcctgTTCCGGTCGAATCTCTATTTTTAGTCCTCTTGTTCGtatataaaaacatattaaatctTCCAAATCAGACACAATGAGAATCCCTCCCAGCAGAACACCTTCTACATGTAAATTTTTACGGAGGATGGGAAAAACTTTGTAACATTCTCTAACGGCAGTGGATTGTGCTCAAGGTAAATTTCCTTTAAGCTCGACGGCAACGGTCTGCGGTGGTTGACAATTGATCTTATTGcattgtttgtgaaaaataatgaCTTCAGCTGGTTCAGCATCGCGAACGCTTCGATATTAATTCTGGTAagcttgttgctgttgaagtTGATAAACTTCACCGCTGGCATCCGGTCCAAACATTTCGGTATGAGCTGCAAACTATTTTTGTAGAAGGAAAACGAGTTAAGCGATGGCATCGCGTTCCAGCGGCACAGATCTATCGCCAGCAGTTTGTTGCTGGTTAGTATCACGGTCGTAATGTTGGGATTCGTGAAGCGACCTTCTACAAACTCGATCAAGTTGTTTTCCAGATCCAGTATCTGCAGTTCCCGCATGCTTGCAAACACTGTCATATTCACAATGCGGAGCTTATTGTAGCTAAGCGTGAGTTTCACTAGTGCCGGACCGCACCAGGGCACTGTCGCACCTCGGAATGATATAGTGGTGATGaggttgtattttaaattaagtGACTGTAGCTGCGATAAGTTGCAGAACCGTTCTAAACTAATCTGTTCGATCGGCGACTGGCTTAGTTTGAAGAAGAATAAGTTTTTTAGGTGGCTAAGCGTTGGTGGAATTTCGATTAAGCTACTCTGCGTTATATACAACTTGGACAGCGTGCAGTTCTTTGCGAAACGCATTCTGACCATGCTGGGCTCGGCAACGGTAATTTCAAACAGGGAAATGTTTTGAGGCACTATTATTGCACGCACTGCCCTAGAACCGCTGAACGTTAGTGTGCTGACAGCGGTCGGTAAGTAGCTGAATATCGTATTGTCCACGATCGGTAGAAtaagatttttaaaatcaatattgttCGTTCTTTCCGGCATGTGGTTAAACAAGAACGTTCCTTCCAGCTTCGGGCTATAGTTTGTGATCGTGCAGGTGAAATTGGTGTTTACCGGCTGACAACGAAACTGGAACGCTGCACACTGCATCACTGCGATACAGACAAGGAGGTACAGGCTGGAAGTTGAAGGGTACTTTTGTATTGATTGAATAAAGTATGGTCCACTAATAGTAATAGGAGTTAACAGATTAAAGATAACCTTTTGCCGACGTGAATCGACACAATACACATGCTATAACGCGAACTGTAAAACTCTGCCGCCAGAACTGACTTCTACATGAGTTGGTAGTGTAGTAATATACAATTCGCTTAGGCGAATATAGACCTTATCAATAATTGATCATTAGAAACACATTTTCAGAACACCATAATGGCGCATTGTTCGACCATGAAAGGATGTTATAGAAAGTTAACCCTGCTGATAGTTGATAGTTAATGTAGGCCGCGATCATTTGCACTTGATCATCTTTGAAACTACCTTTTCGCGTTCGTGCTACATGTATGTACACTGTCCAAATTATCAACTGTATCAGCACGGATGATCAGTGCAGGTTACAATAATTAAGATGTCACTCGAATGAGACCCGgcttacttatttacttatcagGCGCAACAACCGCTTCGTGGTCTTGGACTGCTTCAGGaatcctctaaaccgctcagtCCACCTTAATTTGAAGTTCCTTGGAGCTCCATCCAACACCATCACTTCATCTCTATTTGGGCCTAAcacacctcctctgtccatgtggacgacctacaAGGACTTTACGGGATGTGTTCTCCGGTgccattctcatgacatgaccagcccacctCAGCATGGCGGGTCTAATCCGCTGTTTGACGGTGAGCTCGTCAGTGTAACAAATTAATGGTGTAGACATCATCAATAaggtttttgcctcgttaatctccaccCCGAGGTGTTCTGCCGCCTGCCCAATCTTTTCGCAAGCATCCGATATATAAGAGGGCTtaaaaccaatgatgtctatgtcatcagcgtacgTCAGGATCTAAATTATCTTATAAAAGATGGTCCCGAAAgattccacctccgagtcACGAAAAGCCGCTTCTAGCGCTAGGCTCAGAAGTTAGTCACCCGCCTGAAGACCCGACTAGCAAACCGTAATtctaaagcaataaaaccgaCATTCCTTTATTAAGTGCTGATTTTTACCGACTGTGCCAATGCTTGCGATATGTTTGTCAGTTGCAAACGTACGTGCCGGATGTCTATACTAAAAAGACTAGGTGGAAGAGAATGTCGATGTATTGTAAACGTGACGATCGGGTTCTCGGATAGCCGTAGATGCTGCAACTGCTTCAATTCCTTAAACACATCGATCGCAACGTTCGATAACTGGTTGTGCTCCAGATTGATCATCTCCAGATTCGGCATCCTTTCCAAACACATCGGTACGTGGGTAAGCTTGTTCCATTCTATTGAGAGGGCAGATACGTATGGCATCGAGCTCCATTCACAAAGATCTAACGTTGGCAGCAGATTGTGGTTAAGTGCCAGCCAGCCACCTATTAGTGTGTTTTTAAAACTGCCTGAAAAGGTATCTATCACATTGTCCGATAGTGTGACCGACTCCAGCTTGCTGAGCTGGACAAATACGTTCGGGTCTACTCGCTTGAGTCGATTGTTTGCCAACCACATTTCCACCAGCAATGAACCACAGTTGGCGTACTGCTGGGCCGTGATGAGGTGTATCTTATTGTGATTAAGATTGATAATCTGCAGGCGACgcaatttacaaaaaaagctcAGATCAAGTTGTTTCAGCGGAGTGTGACTAATTTTAACGTAACTCAAATTCTTCAAGTTGGCCAACGTGGATGGGATGTGCTTTAACCGAGCCTTTTCTATGGACAGCATGTACAGCATGTCATTGTTCTCGAACCGAATTGCACTGACCCTAGTATTGTAGAGGAACAAACGCTCGATGGAACTGTTACCTGGTAGTATAAAGTTTCTAACGCGCGCAGAATCATTCACCAACAAGTACGTGATGGATGGAGTCAGTTTGGCTAGAATGGTGTGATCAACGGTAGTGGCTATGAGGTTGGTGAATGTCAACATGTATGCTTGCGTCGGTATATGCTGCAGCACAAAAGTTCCTTCCTCTGGATGTAGGTGATTTAAGGAACATTCTactttgttttggttgaagcAGAGGAATTCAAATGCCGCAACTTCGGTAGCGATCAAGAAGCTGGAACGCAAAATAGCACTCATTGATTAGGCGTACGAGCAATTGCACATGTCTGCTAATAAAACACCTGAGATAGTACACTAAACCGGCAGCCATGAAGGAgacttttgtttggttttattgttccaACAGGAGATTGTTTACTGAAAAATGGTTTTCATAACACTATCATAGATAAACTAAAAAGAGAATTAGATCGTAGTGACCAAACCTGAACACATTAATGCATGTTTTCGCATTAACGCACCCAATTATAACAAGCGTGGCCGATTGTTTGGGGATGAAATGCGTGCCTAACAAAGAGCGTATTTATTATTGATCGGTTTGGTGatctactttttttttaattttcaaattaagtGACATTAGTTTGCTTGTAAGTGAGCTACGTGTTAGCTAACAGGAAGTAAACGAACTCACGATCATTAACCCAACAACGGGTTAATGATCGAATAAATTACATGACTTTTTCTGCTCGTCGGATGCCTCCTGTCAGTGCCCTTAGACGTATTCTAACTATCAACAACTTTCAATGTGACAATATCATCATACCACTCGTGTTTTAGTATATCAAAGTGTATGCCAAATAAGCTTTGGGATGTCATAGTATATGTCTCAATATGTCATATATGGATAATTTATCACACACACTTCGTACACATCTCGTCCCTAACCGTCAGAATAATCGGAATTAATGATGGAATCTCTAGAGCGTGActacgaaaaaaaggaataccaGTTCCAATCGAAATCGTCCAGGAAGTGTCAGCGTCTGAAATCGTCCGGATTCGACCGGAATCGTCCGGAACCGCCAAAATCGTCGGAATCCTCAGAATTCGGAATTGTACAAGACCTTTGTAGGGGTTTCCTTTAGTTTTCATACTTTTACGCCTTCAATAGTTAGATCCGTTTGCGCCAGACATCCGCTATGGCAGACAGGTCAACATTCTACAATTTTAAATAGCTatcactgtttttgttgtagtaGAGCAGTGTTTGCTCAGCCTTTCAGAAGTAGGGCAGTTTGTGCGAACGCGAAGTTTCTGAATGCAACATTGGGCGTACAATGGATCGATtgtattaatttgtttgaCGTGGTAGGGAGACTTTCAACTTTCTTTCGACTATATAAGACATCTCGAAAACATGCAAATTTATCATTGTTTATCTGTAAGATCTTCGATCAGGATCGTTATCAGCAGCTAACCTCGAAAATGAAAGCCGTGTACGTTCTTGCTATTGCGCTGTGCCTTGCTGTGGTAAGTGTTGATTTTCTGTTCAGTCAGTGTGTCGCTTgtacaatttcttt
This Anopheles marshallii chromosome 3, idAnoMarsDA_429_01, whole genome shotgun sequence DNA region includes the following protein-coding sequences:
- the LOC128712011 gene encoding enolase, with the protein product MIRGIISKMPFKSIKARQIFDSRGNPTVEVDLVTDLGLFRAAVPSGASTGVHEALELRDNEKANWHGKGVLKAVENINKVIAPAVLGSNLCVTQQKELDELMLKLDGTENKSKLGANAILGVSLAICKAGAAKKGVPLYKHIADLAGNANIILPVPAFNVINGGSHAGNKLAMQEFMILPTGASSFTEAMKIGSEVYHHLKNVIKAKFGLDATAVGDEGGFAPNILENKEALNLIQDAIAKAGYTGKVEIGMDVAASEFHKDGKYDLDFKNPKSDASAWLAPDALEQLYQGFIKDFPIVSIEDPFDQDHWDAWSKITANTTIQIVGDDLTVTNPKRIATAVEKKACNCLLLKVNQIGSVTESINAHLLAKKNGWGTMVSHRSGETEDTFIADLVVGLSTGQIKTGAPCRSERLAKYNQILRIEEELGAGAKFAGKSFRHPQ
- the LOC128714318 gene encoding uncharacterized protein LOC128714318 — translated: MAKNWLARTKKKFLRLHPAWRVYVIVLGLLVLYNEVLIYVLQKLKWSNIYCKEAGCVRILLVADPQILGKTYDTHFYAGAANYDSDRYLAWYYEQAVEHVQPDVIIFLGDLMDEGTDSTEIHFEEYYSRFGAIFPTHPTAKVIYIPGDNDIGGDGRQPLNPIAKRRFRQYFSERPAWVINDNLTIYNINRITLEMTLNDPRMLDSTGTDISDRYLRIFVSHIPVLDVPSSFTYTAIHNLKPNVIFSAHLHVSQFARIHRSRLKTVQYRPLSQDKRTAYKVHTFDLSYHQDTQELLEIIVPTCSYRMSVPDIGYGYAAIDGTTLKYTVLWTTRRFYQLISYVVILAIPIGLGVLYVVYKFLREHCNCRSRYERLPK
- the LOC128712356 gene encoding protein artichoke-like; the protein is MSAILRSSFLIATEVAAFEFLCFNQNKVECSLNHLHPEEGTFVLQHIPTQAYMLTFTNLIATTVDHTILAKLTPSITYLLVNDSARVRNFILPGNSSIERLFLYNTRVSAIRFENNDMLYMLSIEKARLKHIPSTLANLKNLSYVKISHTPLKQLDLSFFCKLRRLQIINLNHNKIHLITAQQYANCGSLLVEMWLANNRLKRVDPNVFVQLSKLESVTLSDNVIDTFSGSFKNTLIGGWLALNHNLLPTLDLCEWSSMPYVSALSIEWNKLTHVPMCLERMPNLEMINLEHNQLSNVAIDVFKELKQLQHLRLSENPIVTFTIHRHSLPPSLFSIDIRHVRLQLTNISQALAQSVKIMMQCAAFQFRCQPVNTNFTCTITNYSPKLEGTFLFNHMPERTNNIDFKNLILPIVDNTIFSYLPTAVSTLTFSGSRAVRAIIVPQNISLFEITVAEPSMVRMRFAKNCTLSKLYITQSSLIEIPPTLSHLKNLFFFKLSQSPIEQISLERFCNLSQLQSLNLKYNLITTISFRGATVPWCGPALVKLTLSYNKLRIVNMTVFASMRELQILDLENNLIEFVEGRFTNPNITTVILTSNKLLAIDLCRWNAMPSLNSFSFYKNSLQLIPKCLDRMPAVKFINFNSNKLTRINIEAFAMLNQLKSLFFTNNAIRSIVNHRRPLPSSLKEIYLEHNPLPLENVTKFFPSSLRNFQASTFDRSMMIRHIPRTLDRLEFVDSRALQRFVLPSNFSIRQLMMTKTQLSRIELHSNNAVRELIIVSSKLQQVPASIGNLKSLVNIKLQQSYIPHLNLSILQWFSELRSLELPQNRIRTVTSTLNSGQRRKFYMLNLSYNQLRILNLEVLAAVGWFMNVDVSHNKIELLVGRFTSVHLSGITLSYNRLKTLDFCQWKPMPSLTSLSLQSNELSRVPNCMHHLPSLSNINLNNNKLTCVDMDAFGDMEDLLDLDLSANQISLIVFREEKYPKRLEELILSRNKIECINPGDMPFCPLDIEFIPSSSDSPWKRNNNTLQRQLTITTA